The Saxibacter everestensis genome has a window encoding:
- the qcrC gene encoding cytochrome bc1 complex diheme cytochrome c subunit, whose amino-acid sequence MKALAARRRHPMAIGVLLLLGLLVTGGAYALFTNDSSAQAQTASADQIDEGEKLFIANCATCHGMSGEGTDNGPSLIGVGAAAVDFQVGTGRMPLQMQGPQAPVKPGQFTDEQTKQLAAYVASLAPGPAIPDDEFLDTAEGDAAEGGALFRSNCAMCHNVVGAGGALTRGKYAPNLSDVSAAHIYEAMQTGPQNMPIFNDANLTPEDKRDIITYLQTVSEDDSPGGFKLGSLGPVSEGLFVWVFGLGAVIAITVWLSARAK is encoded by the coding sequence GTGAAGGCACTCGCGGCCAGACGCAGGCACCCGATGGCTATCGGTGTGCTTCTCCTGCTGGGACTCTTGGTGACGGGTGGGGCCTACGCCCTCTTCACCAACGACAGTTCTGCTCAGGCCCAGACCGCAAGCGCGGATCAGATCGATGAAGGCGAAAAGCTCTTCATCGCCAACTGCGCCACCTGCCACGGCATGAGCGGAGAAGGAACGGATAACGGGCCTTCGCTGATCGGGGTTGGCGCTGCCGCGGTCGACTTCCAGGTCGGGACCGGCCGGATGCCGCTGCAGATGCAGGGACCACAGGCACCGGTCAAGCCAGGCCAGTTCACCGATGAGCAGACCAAGCAGCTCGCTGCCTACGTCGCCTCCCTCGCGCCGGGGCCGGCCATTCCGGACGACGAGTTCCTGGATACCGCGGAAGGCGACGCGGCCGAGGGCGGAGCATTGTTCCGCTCCAACTGCGCGATGTGCCACAACGTGGTCGGTGCCGGAGGCGCCCTCACCCGCGGTAAGTACGCCCCGAATCTTAGTGACGTTTCCGCAGCCCACATCTACGAGGCGATGCAGACCGGACCGCAGAACATGCCGATCTTCAACGATGCCAACCTGACGCCGGAAGACAAGCGCGACATCATCACCTACCTGCAGACAGTCAGTGAAGACGACTCGCCAGGCGGTTTCAAGCTTGGTTCACTCGGCCCGGTATCTGAGGGCCTCTTCGTCTGGGTCTTCGGACTGGGCGCGGTTATCGCGATCACCGTCTGGCTTTCAGCGCGGGCGAAGTGA
- the qcrA gene encoding cytochrome bc1 complex Rieske iron-sulfur subunit, translating to MTSNEQTPSGNSSLATTDGELERFENPGFPEHGHRLTDIDPIAAKRSERQIAGLFVVSMLGTLLFIVSYFVFTPEESMSSIRVSNLMLGLGMGISLFAIGVAAVLWAKNLMPDHEFVEERHDIHGSEEDQAVALEIINQGKEESGIARRPLIRNTLIAAMALMPLPAVLVFRDLGPLPGNKLHETLWDKGIRLAKDPGGIPESPGLIKASDVTIGSVFHVIPENLHDAEHALEEKAKSAVLLMRLDPSDLKEDEDRKSWSYNGIVAYSKICTHVGCPVALYEHQTHHLLCPCHQSTFDVTEHCKVIFGPAKRPLPQLPITVDSEGYLVAQSDFPEPVGASFWELNQK from the coding sequence ATGACCTCGAATGAGCAAACGCCAAGCGGCAATAGCTCTCTCGCGACAACCGACGGCGAACTAGAGCGGTTCGAAAATCCGGGCTTCCCCGAACACGGCCATCGGCTGACCGACATCGACCCGATCGCCGCCAAGCGATCGGAACGGCAGATCGCCGGCCTCTTCGTCGTCTCGATGCTTGGCACACTTCTCTTCATCGTGTCCTACTTCGTGTTCACGCCCGAAGAGTCGATGTCCAGCATCCGGGTATCGAACCTGATGCTCGGCCTCGGGATGGGAATCTCGCTCTTCGCCATCGGCGTCGCAGCGGTGCTCTGGGCCAAGAACCTGATGCCCGACCACGAGTTCGTCGAAGAACGCCATGACATCCATGGCTCAGAAGAAGACCAGGCCGTTGCGCTGGAGATCATCAACCAGGGTAAGGAAGAGTCGGGCATTGCCCGCCGGCCTCTGATCAGGAACACCCTGATCGCCGCCATGGCGCTGATGCCGCTTCCGGCCGTCCTGGTCTTCCGCGACCTGGGCCCGCTGCCCGGCAACAAGCTGCACGAGACGCTCTGGGACAAGGGCATCCGGTTGGCCAAGGACCCTGGCGGTATTCCCGAGTCCCCCGGCCTGATCAAGGCCTCGGACGTTACCATCGGCTCTGTTTTTCACGTCATCCCGGAAAACCTGCACGATGCCGAGCACGCACTTGAGGAAAAGGCCAAGTCGGCCGTTCTGCTGATGCGCCTTGACCCGTCCGACCTCAAGGAAGACGAAGACCGGAAGAGCTGGTCGTACAACGGAATCGTTGCCTACTCGAAAATCTGCACGCACGTCGGCTGCCCGGTGGCGCTATACGAGCACCAGACACACCATCTGCTCTGCCCGTGCCACCAGTCGACGTTCGACGTCACCGAACACTGCAAGGTGATCTTCGGACCGGCAAAACGGCCACTTCCGCAGCTGCCGATTACGGTAGACTCTGAAGGGTACCTCGTTGCTCAGTCGGACTTCCCCGAACCCGTCGGCGCTAGCTTCTGGGAGCTGAATCAAAAATGA
- a CDS encoding Lrp/AsnC family transcriptional regulator has protein sequence MITAIVLISTAVDHIPETASMLAEVDGVSEVYSVTGDHDLIALVRVSAHEQLATVISDKMSKVPGVVATTTHIAFKAYSKHDLEAAFDIGLED, from the coding sequence ATGATTACCGCCATTGTGCTGATCTCGACCGCAGTTGACCACATCCCGGAGACGGCAAGCATGCTTGCCGAGGTGGACGGCGTCAGCGAAGTGTACTCAGTCACCGGCGATCACGACCTCATAGCACTCGTCCGGGTGTCCGCCCACGAGCAGTTGGCCACCGTCATCTCGGACAAGATGTCCAAGGTGCCCGGGGTTGTCGCCACGACAACGCATATCGCGTTCAAGGCCTACTCGAAGCACGACCTCGAGGCCGCGTTCGACATCGGACTCGAAGACTGA
- the ctaE gene encoding aa3-type cytochrome oxidase subunit III yields MSTATAPHSAPAHPTVNRPNTVSVGTIVWLASELMFFAGLFAMYFTLRSVVPELWTTEAAKLAIPFSTVNTLILVSSSFTCQFGVFAAERFQVHRQGSVFNPVKWGMTEWFVLTFILGATFIGGQVYEYATLVSEGVSLSSHAYGSAFYLTTGFHGLHVIGGLVAFLLIIGRGFAAKNFGHFEATSAIVVSYYWHFVDVVWIGLFIVIYLIK; encoded by the coding sequence GTGTCAACAGCGACTGCACCTCACTCAGCACCTGCCCACCCAACGGTGAATCGGCCCAATACCGTCTCCGTCGGCACCATCGTCTGGCTGGCCAGCGAACTCATGTTCTTCGCTGGACTCTTCGCCATGTACTTCACACTTCGCTCGGTTGTGCCCGAGCTGTGGACGACGGAAGCCGCGAAGCTCGCCATCCCGTTCTCGACCGTGAATACGTTGATCCTGGTATCCAGCTCGTTCACCTGCCAGTTCGGCGTCTTCGCCGCCGAACGGTTCCAGGTGCACCGCCAGGGATCCGTGTTCAACCCGGTCAAATGGGGCATGACCGAATGGTTCGTCCTGACATTCATCCTTGGCGCGACATTCATCGGCGGTCAGGTGTACGAGTATGCGACGCTCGTCAGCGAAGGCGTCAGCCTGTCATCGCACGCCTACGGTTCTGCTTTCTACCTGACGACCGGATTCCACGGCCTGCACGTCATCGGCGGCCTGGTCGCCTTCCTGTTGATAATCGGCCGCGGTTTCGCAGCCAAGAACTTCGGCCATTTCGAGGCAACCTCGGCAATCGTCGTGTCGTACTACTGGCACTTCGTCGACGTCGTCTGGATCGGGCTGTTCATCGTGATCTACCTGATCAAGTAA
- the qcrB gene encoding cytochrome bc1 complex cytochrome b subunit → MSTVSNPGPTTKIGQLANFAETRVGASKMVREFGRKIFPQHWSFMLGEVALYSFIVLLLTGTFLTFFFLPAMGETHYEGPYAPLRGIEMSEAYASTLEISMEIRGGLLMRQMHHWAALLFMAALSVHMLRVFFTGAFRKPRELNWVVGSVLLILGMAAGFTGYSLPDDLLSGNGLRIIDGIIKAIPLIGTYISFFLFGGEFPGTDIVSRLYTLHILLVPALILLMLVLHLMMVVIHKHTQYPGPGKTEQNVSGEPVLPVFMAKAGGFFFLVFGVIAFMGAAFTINPIWNYGPYDPTPVSAGTQPDWYIGFLDGALRLMPGWAEFYIFGYPISLNVLLPALGSAGILFGLMFAYPFIERWITKDNRDHHILDRPRNVPTRTGIGVAGIVWYCVMWAAAAGDVIAVELHLSLNDVTYILRFLFFAGPVFAFWVTKRICLGLQRKDREIALHGRESGRIVRLPHGEFIEVHEPLSDHDRWTLVGFESPEHIPAQPNGDGVVTKNEKRRALLSRLFFEDRVAPVTPAELAAGHHAHGDAEAHAVEASHGHDEEFHGAIIGREDTSYRS, encoded by the coding sequence ATGAGCACAGTAAGTAATCCCGGGCCGACGACGAAGATCGGCCAGTTGGCGAATTTCGCCGAGACCCGCGTGGGCGCCTCGAAAATGGTGCGGGAGTTCGGTCGCAAGATCTTTCCGCAGCACTGGTCCTTCATGCTCGGTGAAGTCGCACTGTACAGCTTCATCGTGCTGCTGCTGACCGGAACCTTCCTGACATTCTTCTTCCTTCCCGCGATGGGCGAAACCCACTACGAGGGGCCGTACGCGCCGCTGCGCGGCATCGAGATGTCGGAGGCGTACGCGTCCACCCTGGAGATCTCGATGGAGATCCGCGGCGGCCTGCTGATGCGGCAAATGCACCACTGGGCGGCCCTGCTCTTCATGGCCGCACTTTCCGTGCACATGCTGCGGGTATTCTTCACCGGCGCGTTCCGGAAGCCACGCGAGCTCAACTGGGTCGTCGGTTCGGTTCTGTTGATCCTCGGCATGGCTGCCGGGTTCACCGGGTACTCGCTCCCCGATGACCTGCTCTCCGGTAACGGTCTGCGAATCATCGACGGAATCATCAAGGCCATCCCGCTGATCGGAACCTACATTTCGTTCTTCCTTTTCGGCGGCGAATTCCCTGGTACCGACATCGTGTCCCGCCTGTACACACTGCATATTCTCCTGGTGCCGGCGCTTATCCTGCTCATGCTGGTGCTGCACCTGATGATGGTCGTCATCCATAAGCACACCCAGTACCCCGGCCCAGGCAAGACTGAGCAGAATGTCTCCGGCGAGCCGGTTCTTCCGGTCTTCATGGCGAAGGCTGGCGGTTTCTTCTTCCTGGTCTTCGGCGTCATCGCTTTCATGGGCGCCGCGTTCACGATCAACCCGATCTGGAACTACGGACCTTACGACCCCACGCCGGTGTCTGCGGGAACCCAGCCTGACTGGTACATCGGGTTCCTCGACGGTGCGCTTCGCCTGATGCCGGGCTGGGCCGAGTTCTACATCTTCGGGTACCCGATCTCACTGAACGTGCTGCTGCCCGCATTGGGCTCGGCCGGAATCCTGTTCGGTCTGATGTTCGCCTACCCGTTCATTGAACGGTGGATCACCAAAGACAACCGGGACCACCACATCCTGGACCGTCCACGCAACGTTCCGACCCGCACCGGGATCGGCGTCGCTGGCATCGTCTGGTACTGCGTTATGTGGGCTGCCGCTGCCGGAGATGTTATCGCCGTGGAGCTGCATTTGTCCTTGAACGATGTGACGTACATCCTGCGGTTCCTGTTCTTCGCCGGACCAGTCTTCGCGTTCTGGGTGACGAAGCGAATCTGCTTGGGCCTGCAGCGTAAGGATCGCGAGATCGCATTGCACGGTCGTGAGTCCGGCCGTATCGTCCGGTTGCCGCACGGTGAGTTCATCGAGGTGCACGAACCGCTCAGCGATCATGACCGCTGGACGCTCGTCGGCTTCGAATCCCCGGAGCACATCCCCGCCCAGCCAAATGGCGACGGGGTGGTCACTAAGAACGAAAAGCGCCGCGCCCTGCTGTCCCGGCTGTTCTTCGAGGACCGGGTCGCTCCGGTTACTCCGGCTGAACTCGCAGCTGGCCACCATGCGCACGGCGATGCGGAAGCACACGCCGTCGAGGCTAGCCATGGCCATGACGAGGAGTTCCACGGCGCGATCATCGGGCGCGAGGACACCAGCTACCGAAGCTAG
- the trpD gene encoding anthranilate phosphoribosyltransferase, producing the protein MSLSSSVPGTEPAAGELTWPKILRPLLAGQDLDSAHARWAMDQVMGGEASDAQIAGFLIALRAKGETVEELHGLVEAMLDHSVPLTGLEDSVDIVGTGGDGAKTVNISSTAAMIVAAAGYRVVKHGNRASSSASGSADVLEVLGVNLNLTAEQVGQLADLAGISFCFAQVFHPAMRFAAAARRELGVPTAFNLLGPLTNPARAKSSAIGVADLRMAPLIAGVLGRAGIDALVFRGEDGLDELTTTAPSDVWEVRAGEVSHSHFEPLDLGIPRATVADLRGAAATFNADVTRRVLDGEASPVRDIVRLNAAAAMVAARRDDLSSPLPERLARAYGEAGELIDSGKAARKLEELVAKSHSFR; encoded by the coding sequence GTGTCGCTCAGCTCATCAGTTCCCGGGACCGAACCCGCTGCCGGCGAACTGACCTGGCCGAAGATCCTCAGGCCGCTGCTCGCCGGGCAGGACCTCGATTCGGCACATGCCAGGTGGGCGATGGACCAGGTGATGGGCGGTGAGGCGAGCGACGCCCAGATCGCCGGCTTCCTGATCGCGCTGCGGGCCAAGGGCGAGACAGTCGAGGAATTGCACGGTCTGGTTGAGGCGATGCTGGATCATTCAGTGCCGCTGACCGGGCTGGAAGACAGCGTCGATATCGTCGGAACCGGCGGAGACGGTGCGAAGACGGTCAACATCTCGAGCACCGCTGCCATGATCGTTGCGGCCGCGGGTTACCGGGTAGTGAAACACGGTAACCGTGCCTCATCATCGGCATCCGGCTCGGCGGATGTGCTTGAAGTACTTGGGGTCAATCTGAACCTGACCGCGGAGCAGGTCGGGCAGCTGGCAGACCTGGCCGGGATCTCATTCTGTTTTGCGCAGGTATTCCACCCGGCTATGCGGTTTGCGGCGGCCGCCCGTCGCGAGCTGGGGGTGCCGACGGCATTCAACCTGCTTGGGCCACTGACGAATCCTGCCCGGGCGAAATCCTCCGCGATCGGAGTCGCCGACCTCCGAATGGCTCCGCTGATCGCCGGTGTGCTCGGCCGCGCCGGCATAGACGCGCTGGTCTTCCGCGGCGAGGACGGCCTGGACGAGCTGACAACCACAGCGCCAAGCGATGTCTGGGAAGTGCGGGCGGGCGAGGTTTCGCACAGTCATTTCGAACCGCTCGACCTCGGTATTCCGCGGGCCACGGTCGCCGACCTGCGTGGGGCCGCCGCGACGTTCAACGCGGATGTGACCCGGCGCGTGCTCGACGGTGAAGCGTCCCCGGTGCGCGATATCGTCCGGCTGAATGCGGCCGCCGCCATGGTTGCCGCCCGGCGGGACGACCTATCGAGCCCGCTGCCGGAACGGCTGGCTCGTGCCTATGGCGAGGCGGGGGAGCTGATCGACTCGGGCAAGGCGGCCAGGAAGCTCGAAGAGCTCGTGGCGAAGAGCCACAGCTTCCGCTGA